The region CGCAGACAGTCGCGCGCCATATCGAGGTAGCGCGCCTCGAAGATTTTCAGGGGCAGCAGCCCGTCAGGGAACAGCACCGTATGCAGCGGAAACAGCGGCACATCGGCAAGCACAGTAGACGTAGAAGGCATGGCGCAACGCTTCGAGTTGAGGCCGCGCGATACGGCCGGTTAAGCCACTAACTTCGATGATTCGCCGATCTCGACCGGCGCATCGCGGTGCCGCACAATGACATTTGCCGAACTTGCGAGACGCGCGGCGAGCGTCTCCGCAATGAACACCGAGCGGTGTTGGCCGCCCGTGCAGCCGATCGCGACCGTCAGATAACTGCGATTGTCGTCACGGAAATGGGGTAGCCATTTGACGAGAAACTTTTCGATGTCGTCGATCATTTCATGCACGACCGGCAGCGCGTCGAGAAAATCAATCACCGGTTTGTCGAGGCCCGTGAGCGGCCGCAATTCATGATCGTAATACGGGTTCGGCAGCGTGCGTACGTCGAAAACGAAATCGGCGTCGAGCGGCACGCCGCGTTTAAAGCCGAAGGACTCGAACATCAGCACGAGCCCCGCATGTTCCTGCTCGATGAAGCGTTTGACCCATGCGCGCAACACGTTCGCGCGCAGATTGCTGGTGTCGATCTGATGGCCGAATTCGGCCAGGCCCGCTACGAGTTCGCGTTCGCGTTCAATCGCTTCGGCAAGCGACGTCAACAAGCCGACGTCCGCATCATGCGCGGTGGAACCGGACAGCGGATGGCGGCGGCGCGTTTCGGAGAAGCGTTGAATCAGCGACTGCGTGCTGGCGTTCAGGAAGAGCACGCGCACGTCGTGGGCGCGCGACAGGTCGCGGATCATCGCTGGCATTTCGTCGAGCGAAGCGCTCGAACGCGCGTCGATGGCAACCGCGAGGCGTTCTTGGCCGTCGTCGGCGAGATAGTTGGCCAGTTGCGGCAAAAAACGCGGCGGCAGATTGTCGACGCAGTAATAGCCTGCGTCTTCAAGCGCGTTCAGGGCAACTGATTTGCCGGAGCCGGAAATACCGGTGATCAGGATTATGCGCATGGAGTCGTGAAATCCGTACAGTTCATCATAGCATCTGGTCCCCGTGCGCGTGCCACCGCGGCGCCTGCCGCTGGCTGCGGATGTTACATGCCGCGGGGTGTCGCGGATTCAGATCAATTTGCCGGGAAACTGGCTGTCCGGGTCCTGCATGGCCAGGCGTTGGCGATCCATGAAGTCGCGTAGCGTATCGATACCGCGCAGTTGCAGGATCGTGTTGCGCACGGCCGCTTCGACCAGAACCGCGAGGTTGCGGCCGGCCGCCACCTGAATCGTGACTTTGCTGATCGGCAGGCCGAGCACGTCGACGGTTTGGCTTTCCAGCGGCAACCGCTGGAATTCGCCGTCGGGCCGGCGCACCAGTTGCACGATCAGTTTCAGCTTCATTTTGCGGCGCACCGCGGTTTCACCGAAGATCGTCTTGATGTCGAGCAGGCCGAGACCGCGCACTTCGAGCAGGTTTTGCAGCAGCGGCGGGCAGCGCCCTTCGACAAAATCCGGGCCGAGGCGCACGAAATCCACCGCGTCGTCCGCCACGAGGCCGTGGCCGCGGCTGATCAGTTCCAGCCCGAGTTCGCTCTTGCCAAGGCCGGAATCGCCGGTGAGCAGCACACCCATGCCGAGAATGTCGAGAAACACGCCGTGCAGCGTGGCGCGCGGCGCGAGAATGCGCGACATGTACAGGCGCAGGCTGTCGATCACCGCGGCGGCGGACATTGGCGTCGTGAAGAGCGGCGTGGACGAACGCGTGCAGCGCAGGACCAGTTCCGGCGGCGCGGCGACGCCTCCCGCCACCACCAGAAATGGCGGTTCCAACGCGATCAGCTCGGCCATGTGGCGCGAGCGGTCTTCGTCGGTTTGGCGTTTGTAGTAGTCGATTTCGGCGTCGCCGAGCACCTGGATCCGGTTTGGGTGGATCAGGTTCAAGTGGCCGACGAGGTCGGCGCTCGACGTGGCATTGGCGACGGATTCCGAAGAAAAACCGCGCTCCCAGCCTTCATGCCCCGTCAGCCAGCTCAACTTCAGCATGGCGGCGTTGTCGTCGAAAATGCTCTGGGCGTTGATGCTGGACGTATCCATGAGTCGGTGACTCCCGTGTGGACCGCTTGCTTGGGAAAGGATGCGGCCTCGTTAACGCGGACCGCGCACCTCGCCTGGCTGTACCCGCCTGCAGGCGGGAAGCCGGGTGAATAAGCGACGTGCGGATAACCGCCGATGCATCAAGGTTGCCACTGAGTGAGCAGGCGATGCAACGATTCGCGGTCTTCTTCCGTGTGCAGGCGCTCGCGGGCCTCGCGATCGGACAGCAACTGGGCGATTTCCGAAAGGATTTCGAGGTGCTGCTGGGTGGCCTGCTCGGGCACGAGCAGGAAGATCAGCAGCGAGACCGGTTGGCCGTCGGGCGATTCGAAGGGGATAGGTTCGGCGAGGCGGACGAACGCGGCGAGCGGCTGCTTCAAGCCTTTGATCCGGCCATGCGGAATCGCGACGCCTTCGCCGAGCCCCGTCGATCCGAGGCGCTCGCGCGCAAACAGATTGTCAGTGACCGTGCTACGGGCGATGCCGTTCTGGTTCTCGAAAATCAGGCCCGCTTGCTCGAACACGCGCTTCTTGCTGGTGACCGATAGTCCGACGACGACGTTCTCGAGGGGAAGAAATTTGGCTAAACGATTCATGTTGACAGGCGAAAACGTGGCCTGGGTTCTCCTCGCTGGGGCGTTTGAGTGACGTTCCATTCGTTTGACGCTCACGGCGACGTGCGTTGGAGTCCGAAAGCGCAGGACTCCGGCCGACCGATTTCCGTTTGAGCTAACTTGACCCCGATGGTAACCGGAACATTATAGAACAGGGTAGCCACGGATGGTGCGGCGCGCCATCTATGCATCATGGGTTTCTTTGCAGGGTTGATCCGATCCGCGCCGTTGACGGAGAACGGCGGCCAGAAACGAAAAACCGCCCGGTCTCGGGCGGTTTGGCTGGGTATACGCAGATGCGGGCAAATGCGGACGAATGAGGAAATACGAAGGAAAGTAAAGAAACCTCCTAATCTTCCTTATTGCGGCGGCACATCCAGTAGCGGCGCCGGCTGGTACTTGATCGCATCGTGCTGATGGCCTTGCAGGCGATCCTTATGGCGTATCACTTGCCGGTCGAGCTTGTCGATCATCAGATCGATCGCAGCGTAAAGATCGCTGTCACAGCTCTCGACGAAGATATCTTTGCCCTTGAGATGCAGGTTGATTTCAACCTTTTGACGCTTTTCCTTTTCCTTATGGTTGTCGACCGAGAGGACCACACTGCCGTCGATGACCTGATCGAAATGTCTTAGCACCCTATCCAGTTTGGTGATCACGTATTCGCGCAACGCAGGCGTTACTTCGAGGTGGTGTCCACTGATCTGCAGATTCATAGTGCTTCTCCAAGCTAGAGGCCGCTTGTTCCGCACGATGACGAAGGTCCGGTCGATCTGTCGGCTTGCCTGAGTCGCCCCCCCGGTGACTGACTTCTGGCAGGTCGCATCGGCCGGCCTGTCCGCCAACTGCGGAGCGGCCGGTAAATGCCCGACGCGGGAGGCGACGGGCTACAGAGACTTGCGCAGGTTGACTGCCGGAATCTTGAGCGCTTCGCGATACTTCGCAACGGTACGCCGTGCGACCACGAAGCCCTGTTCCGCCAGCAGTTCGGCTATGCGGCTGTCTGAAAGAGGAGATTTCGGGTTTTCCGCTCCTATCAGTTGCTTGATGAGCGCGCGAATCGCCGTGGAAGAGGCCGCGCCGCCCGTGTCAGTCGAAACGTGTGATCCGAAGAAGTACTTAAATTCAAGCGTCCCGAATGGGGTCAGCATGTATTTACCGGTTGTCACACGGGAGACAGTTGACTCGTGTAGGCCCAGCGTATCAGCAATTTCTCGCAAAACCAAGGGGCGCATGGCAATTTCGCCATGCACAAAAAAGCTCTTTTGACGCTCGACAATAGCTTGCGCGACCCGGAGGATGGTCTCGAAGCGCTGCTGGATATTTTTGATCAGCCAGCGTGCTTCCTGCAGTTGCTGGCGCAACGATCCGCTGCCCGGATCGCCCCGGTTATTGCGCAGAATATTGGCGTACAGATGGTTGATGCGCAGCTTTGGCACCACTTCCGGGTTGAGCTCCGCCTGCCAGCCCTGTGCGGTTTTGCGCACCATGATGTCCGGCACGACATAGTCCGCTTCCGCCTTGCCATAAGCGGCGCCGGGAAACGGCTCGAGCGAGCGGATCAGAATATGCGCATCCCGCAAATCGTCGTCGTTCGCCTTCAGATGCTTGCGCAGGCGCGTGAAGTCGCGTGCCGCGAGCAGTTCCAGATGATGCGCGACGATGTCGAGCGCAAGCGTGCGTGTAGGCGACCGTTCGAGCCGCAGCAATTGCAGCTTGAGACATTCCGATGCGGAGCGCGCGCCGACCCCCGCCGGGTCGAAGCTATGCAGCAGCGCGAGCGCGGCGTTCATTTCGTCGAGATCGACTTCGAGCTCTTCGGGCAGGTCGGCCAGCACTTCTTCGAGCGTGGCGGCGAGGTAACCGTCGTCGTCGAGCGATTCGATCAGGAAGGTGATCAGCGCGCGGTCGCGCTGGCTCGCCTGGGTGACGCGAAGCTGCGCCATCAGGTGATCGCGCAGCGAGGTGCTCGATTCGTGGATTTGCAGCGGTGGCAGGTCGTCGTCGTCCGAGGCATTGCCGGAGCGGCCGTAATCGCCGAGATCCCATTGCGACGCGTCGCCGTTGCCGTCGCTCGCGAGGCCGTTGTATTCGTCGACACCCTGCGGCTCGCCGTTCTCGGCGCGCTCGCTGCTGCTGGTGGACGAAGACGACGTATTGCCGCCCATCTGGTCGGGCGGTGCGGAGGAGTTGGGCGACTGGGCGATCAGCGAACCGTCGGCCGCCACGCGCAGGGGACTCGCGATCCAGTCGTCCTCGTTCTCGAGGAGCGGATTCTGCGAGATCGCCATGGCGACTTCCTGCTGCAGTTCGAGCGTGGACAGCTGAAGCAGCCGGATGGACTGCTGCAGTTGCGGGGTCAGCGCAAGATGCTGCGATAGGCGGAGTTGGAGGCTGGCTTTCATGGCAAGTTGAGATTCATTGTAGAGAGTTTGCCACGACCGCGATACATTGCGACATTCGCAATTACGCGTGCGCCCGTTTTCGGCGGCGCTGGGCGCGGGACGGCCCAGGTCAAAAATGCTGATGTGCAGATGCCGCAAAGGGGCCGGCGGATGCGCGCTCGCACCGCCGGCAGTCCCTTGGGCACTTACATGCGGAAGTGTTCGCCCAGATAGACGCGCCGCACGCTTTCGTTTTCGATGATGTCGCTCGGCGCCCCGGCGGCCAGCACGCTGCCGTCGCTGATGATGTAGGCGTGGTCACAAATGCCGAGGGTTTCGCGCACGTTGTGGTCGGTGATCAGCACGCCGATATTGCGCTGCTTCAGAAATTTGACGATCTTCTGGATTTCCAGCACCGCGATCGGATCGACGCCCGCGAACGGTTCGTCGAGCAGAATGAAGCTCGGATTGGTGGCCAGCGCACGCGCAATTTCCACCCGCCGGCGCTCGCCGCCAGACAGCGACAGCGCCGGATTCTCACGCAGGTGGGCGATCTGCAGTTCGTCGAGCAAGGCCTCGGTGCGGTTGGTGATGGTGTCCTTGCTGAGCCGCTTGCCGTTGTCTTCGTGCTGCAATTCCAGCACCGCACGAATGTTTTCCTCGACAGTGAGCTTGCGGAACACTGACGCTTCCTGCGGGAGATATGACAAGCCCAGCGACGCGCGCTTGTGAATCGGCAGCAGGCTGATCGACTTGCCGTCCAGATCGATTTCGCCCGCATCGAGCGGCACGAGGCCGACGATCATATAGAACGAGGTGGTCTTGCCGGCGCCATTCGGGCCGAGCAGACCGACCACTTCGCCGCTTTTCACGTCGAGCGAAACGTCTTTGACGACCGTGCGCGAGCCATAACGCTTTTTCAGGTTGCGGACCACCAGCGAACTGCTGGTGCCGGCCGGTTTGCGATTGGGGAGGGACGCGGAGGAACTCACTGGTTCGGTGCTCCCTGGATCGTGGTGGACGGCGCGAGCGTAGCCGACGCGCCGTTCAGCGGCGCGGCGCCGCCATTGCGCGGCGCCAGCATCGCGCGCACGCGGCCGGTCGGGTTGCCCGGACCAGCGACGTCCTTACCTGCCTTCGCGGTGTAGAAGTCGCTCTGGCCGTCATAGGTAATGACGCTGCCGTGCACCTGGTCCATCACCGTCGAGAGGCCTTGCAGGCGCTTGACGGTGGCGTTGGTGGTGAGCGTGGTCAGATCCTGCTTGCCGTCGTAGTCGATACGAATGGCCGTGCCTTCGATGTATTCATCAAGGCCTTCGCGCTTCTGGCGGAAATACGACAGATTGCCGCCGCTCGACGTGCCGGTGGCGTACTGATAGCCCTGCGGATCTTGGGTCACTTCGACCCGATCGGCCTTGATCACGATCGTGCCTTTAGTGGCGACCACGTGGCCGGTGAAGATGTTGACCTGTTTGAGGTCGTCGTAAGTCATGTTGTCCGCTTCGATGTTCAGCGGCTTGTCCTTGTCGGCGCGGTCGGCGTGCGCAAGCGGCGCGAAGCCGGCAAGCGGCAACGCGACAATCAGCGCAGCGAGCCCGGCGCGGCACGCGGACAGGGTGCGCGAGCGGCCGGTATCAAAACGGGGGAACGATTCGTTCATGCAGTCACGCCTGGAATGGATTACCCGGGTTGCTTGGGCGAGC is a window of Paraburkholderia phytofirmans OLGA172 DNA encoding:
- the rapZ gene encoding RNase adapter RapZ, giving the protein MRIILITGISGSGKSVALNALEDAGYYCVDNLPPRFLPQLANYLADDGQERLAVAIDARSSASLDEMPAMIRDLSRAHDVRVLFLNASTQSLIQRFSETRRRHPLSGSTAHDADVGLLTSLAEAIERERELVAGLAEFGHQIDTSNLRANVLRAWVKRFIEQEHAGLVLMFESFGFKRGVPLDADFVFDVRTLPNPYYDHELRPLTGLDKPVIDFLDALPVVHEMIDDIEKFLVKWLPHFRDDNRSYLTVAIGCTGGQHRSVFIAETLAARLASSANVIVRHRDAPVEIGESSKLVA
- the hprK gene encoding HPr(Ser) kinase/phosphatase — its product is MDTSSINAQSIFDDNAAMLKLSWLTGHEGWERGFSSESVANATSSADLVGHLNLIHPNRIQVLGDAEIDYYKRQTDEDRSRHMAELIALEPPFLVVAGGVAAPPELVLRCTRSSTPLFTTPMSAAAVIDSLRLYMSRILAPRATLHGVFLDILGMGVLLTGDSGLGKSELGLELISRGHGLVADDAVDFVRLGPDFVEGRCPPLLQNLLEVRGLGLLDIKTIFGETAVRRKMKLKLIVQLVRRPDGEFQRLPLESQTVDVLGLPISKVTIQVAAGRNLAVLVEAAVRNTILQLRGIDTLRDFMDRQRLAMQDPDSQFPGKLI
- a CDS encoding PTS sugar transporter subunit IIA, with protein sequence MERHSNAPARRTQATFSPVNMNRLAKFLPLENVVVGLSVTSKKRVFEQAGLIFENQNGIARSTVTDNLFARERLGSTGLGEGVAIPHGRIKGLKQPLAAFVRLAEPIPFESPDGQPVSLLIFLLVPEQATQQHLEILSEIAQLLSDREARERLHTEEDRESLHRLLTQWQP
- the hpf gene encoding ribosome hibernation-promoting factor, HPF/YfiA family, with translation MNLQISGHHLEVTPALREYVITKLDRVLRHFDQVIDGSVVLSVDNHKEKEKRQKVEINLHLKGKDIFVESCDSDLYAAIDLMIDKLDRQVIRHKDRLQGHQHDAIKYQPAPLLDVPPQ
- a CDS encoding RNA polymerase factor sigma-54; the protein is MKASLQLRLSQHLALTPQLQQSIRLLQLSTLELQQEVAMAISQNPLLENEDDWIASPLRVAADGSLIAQSPNSSAPPDQMGGNTSSSSTSSSERAENGEPQGVDEYNGLASDGNGDASQWDLGDYGRSGNASDDDDLPPLQIHESSTSLRDHLMAQLRVTQASQRDRALITFLIESLDDDGYLAATLEEVLADLPEELEVDLDEMNAALALLHSFDPAGVGARSASECLKLQLLRLERSPTRTLALDIVAHHLELLAARDFTRLRKHLKANDDDLRDAHILIRSLEPFPGAAYGKAEADYVVPDIMVRKTAQGWQAELNPEVVPKLRINHLYANILRNNRGDPGSGSLRQQLQEARWLIKNIQQRFETILRVAQAIVERQKSFFVHGEIAMRPLVLREIADTLGLHESTVSRVTTGKYMLTPFGTLEFKYFFGSHVSTDTGGAASSTAIRALIKQLIGAENPKSPLSDSRIAELLAEQGFVVARRTVAKYREALKIPAVNLRKSL
- the lptB gene encoding LPS export ABC transporter ATP-binding protein, producing MSSSASLPNRKPAGTSSSLVVRNLKKRYGSRTVVKDVSLDVKSGEVVGLLGPNGAGKTTSFYMIVGLVPLDAGEIDLDGKSISLLPIHKRASLGLSYLPQEASVFRKLTVEENIRAVLELQHEDNGKRLSKDTITNRTEALLDELQIAHLRENPALSLSGGERRRVEIARALATNPSFILLDEPFAGVDPIAVLEIQKIVKFLKQRNIGVLITDHNVRETLGICDHAYIISDGSVLAAGAPSDIIENESVRRVYLGEHFRM
- the lptA gene encoding lipopolysaccharide transport periplasmic protein LptA, with amino-acid sequence MNESFPRFDTGRSRTLSACRAGLAALIVALPLAGFAPLAHADRADKDKPLNIEADNMTYDDLKQVNIFTGHVVATKGTIVIKADRVEVTQDPQGYQYATGTSSGGNLSYFRQKREGLDEYIEGTAIRIDYDGKQDLTTLTTNATVKRLQGLSTVMDQVHGSVITYDGQSDFYTAKAGKDVAGPGNPTGRVRAMLAPRNGGAAPLNGASATLAPSTTIQGAPNQ